One window of the Bactrocera tryoni isolate S06 unplaced genomic scaffold, CSIRO_BtryS06_freeze2 scaffold_171, whole genome shotgun sequence genome contains the following:
- the LOC120780120 gene encoding glutathione S-transferase 1-like, giving the protein INKLKIVLYGLEASPPVRGVLLTLNALDLPYEFIDVDLFAKANKSEEFLKINPAGTVPALLDDGQAILDSHAIIAYLASKYGKDDSLYPKDLVKRSVVDHRLYFEASMAFERALRGTTKPIIFDNETNVPQQKIDNVAEVYGIVNKFLQDHPFVAGDNLTIADLSLISSISSLHAYLDSDATKYPNLVAWIKRLEQLPYYEKANGNGAKQLIELIKSKNITIVP; this is encoded by the coding sequence tgatcaataaattaaaaattgtattgtatGGTTTAGAAGCCAGTCCACCAGTCCGTGGTGTATTATTGACACTGAACGCATTGGATTTACCATATGAATTTATAGATGTCGATTTGTTTGCTAAAGCCAATAAATCGGAGGAATTTCTGAAAATTAATCCAGCCGGTACAGTACCGGCTTTATTGGATGATGGTCAGGCGATTTTGGATTCACATGCTATTATCGCATACTTAGCAAGCAAATATGGCAAAGATGATTCACTCTATCCTAAAGATCTGGTGAAACGCTCGGTTGTCGATCACCGCTTATACTTTGAGGCCAGTATGGCCTTTGAGCGTGCCCTACGCGGAACAACAAAACCTATTATCTTCGATAATGAAACTAATGTGCCACAGCAAAAAATCGACAATGTGGCGGAAGTTTATGGTATAGTGAACAAATTCCTACAGGATCATCCTTTTGTTGCCGGCGACAACTTGACCATTGCGGATTTATCACTGATATCATCGATTTCCTCATTGCATGCTTATTTAGATAGCGATGCCACTAAGTATCCCAATTTGGTTGCATGGATTAAGCGTTTGGAGCAGTTACCTTACTATGAGAAAGCGAACGGCAACGGAGCTAAGCAGTTAATCGAATTGATTAAGTCGAAGAATATAACCATCGTACCTTAA